The following is a genomic window from Gymnodinialimonas ceratoperidinii.
CAGCCCTACGGCGCGATTTCCGGCAAGGCGCCCGACCACAAGGTGTGACCGGTGCAGGCCACCGCCGCGCGCTTCAATTGACGGCCGTTCCCATGGGCGCTTGAGGCTGGCGCCCGCGCGGTCTATTTGCCCTGCAACGCGAGGAGGGCCCATGCCGCAGTTTCTCAATACAAACGACGCGGATTTCGACCGCCGCTTTGCCGCACTTCTGGAGATGAAGCGCGAGGATGCGCCCGATGTGGATACCGTCGTGGCCGAGATCATCGCCGACGTGCGCAAGCGCGGGGACGCGGCGGTGCTGGAGCTGACGGAGAAGTTCGACCGTCTGACCCTCACGCCCGAGACCATGGCGTTCAGTGTCGAGGAAACGGACGCTGAGATCGCGAAAGTCCCGGCGGCCGAGCGCGCTGCGCTGGAGCTGGCAGCGGATCGTATCCGCGCCTACCACGTGCGCCAACGGCCCGAGGACGCGCGCTGGACCGACCCGGACGGTGCCGTCTTGGGCTGGCGCTGGGGTCCGGTCTCGGCCGCAGGCCTTTACGTGCCGGGGGGGCTGGCCTCTTATCCGTCATCGGTTCTGATGAACGCGATCCCCGCCGCCGTGGCAGGGGTGGAGCGGCTGGTGATCTGCGCGCCGACGCCCGACGGTGTGGTTAATCCGCTTGTCCTACTGGCGGCTCGGCTTTCGGGCGTCGATACCGTCTACCGGATCGGTGGCGCGCAGGCGATTGCGGCGATGGCCTACGGGACCGACACGATCGCGCCGGTTGACAAGATCACCGGCCCCGGCAACGCCTTCGTGGCCGCCGCCAAGCGCCGGGTCTTCGGCAAGGTGGGCATCGACATGATCGCCGGCCCCTCGGAAATCCTCGTCATCGCGGACGCCGATAACGACCCGGAGTGGATCGCAACGGACCTGCTCAGTCAGGCAGAGCATGACGAGAGCGCGCAGTCGATCCTGATCACCACCGATGCCGCCTTCGGTCAGGCCGTGGCCGAGGCGGTGGAGCGGCAGCTTCAGACCCTGCCGCGCGCCGAGATCGCCGGGCCGAGCTGGCGCGACTTCGGGGCCATCATCATCTGCGATGACCTCAGCCGCGCGGCGGCCTTGTCGGATCGGATCGCGCCAGAACACCTCGAGCTGTGCGTGAGCGACCCCGAAGCGCTGTTCGCGCAGATCACCCATGCGGGGGCGGTGTTCCTTGGCCAATGGACTCCTGAAGCCATCGGCGATTACATCGGCGGGCCGAACCATGTGCTGCCCACGGCCCGCTCTGCGCGGTTCTCAAGCGGGCTCAACGTGCTCGATTTCATGAAGCGCACGACATTGGCGCGAATGACGCCCGATGCGCTCAAGGCGATCGGTCCGGCGGCAGAGGTCCTCGCGGCCTCGGAAGGTTTGGGTGCCCATGGCGCCTCGGTCGCGGCGCGGTTGGCGCGGCTCAACTCGGACGAGGGATGACGACGATGACAATGCGGATCTGCCATATCGAGATCGATACCGACGGCCTTCCCGCCCCCACGCCCGAGATCGAGCAGGAACGCAAGGTCGCGATCTTCGATCTGCTTGAGGAAAACACCTTCGCCCTGCCGCATGCCGAGGCCCCCGATGGCCCGTACCGCGTGACACTTGCGATCCGCGAGAAACGTCTGGTCTTCGATATCGACACGGAAGACAGCTCTGACGCGGCCGAGTTCCACCTTTCGCTGGCGCCGTTTCGGCAGACGGTGAAGGACTACTGGCAGATCTGCGAGGCCTACTTCGACGCCGTCAAGAAGCTGCCCCCGAGCCAGATTGAGGCCATCGACATGGCCCGGCGCGGCATCCACAACGAGGGCGCGCGGCTGTTGCAGGAACGACTGGAGGGCAAGGCCGGCATTGATATCGACACCGCCCGGCGCCTCTTCACCCTGATCTGCGTCCTGCACTTCGGAGCCTGAGCCCTTGGCGAAAGACTTCCCTCAATCTGTCCTCTTCTGCTGTGACCACAACTCGACCCGGTCACCGATGGCGGAGGGTCTGATGAAGCGGTTTTATGGCCACCGCGCCTACGTGCAATCGGCGGGGGTGAAGCACGAGTTGGAGATCGACGGCTTCGCCGTCACCGTCTGCGCCGAGCTCGGGGTGGAGTTGGAGCGTCACCGTGTGCGCTCCTTCGACGAGATGGAGCAATGGGGCGACGATCTGACCGGCTTTGACCTGATCGTGGCCCTCTCGCCCGCCAGCCAGCGCCGCGCGCTGGAGATGACACGGACGTTTCACATCGACGTCGAATACTGGCCGATCATCGACCCCACCGGGTTGGGAGAGACGCGAGAGGCCAAGCTCACAAGCTACCGTCAGGCTCGCGACCAGATCGTTGAACGCATGACGGCAAGGTTCGGCGAGCCGACAGAGGAATAACGCCGTAGGGTGGTTGTCGTGCTGGCGCTGCATTCTCACGTTGCTTTACGCGCGAGATAGGTATACCGGTCTACCTACATGGAGGCGCCTATGACACAATCCGACCAGACCGCTCGGCAACCCGCGCGTGACCGGCTGCTGCAGGCAGCGCAGGAGTTGTTCTACAACCACGGTATCAATGGGACCGGTATCGACACGATCACGGCGACGGCAGGCGTGGCGAAGAAGAGCCTCTACAACAACTTCGCCAGCAAGTCCGACCTCGTGCACCACTACCTCCAAGCCCGCCACGAAGAATGGTTGGCGCTCTATTCCGCGCGGGTCGCGTCGGCGGCCACGCCCCATGCGCGGGTGCTCGCAGTTTTCGACGCCTACCGAGACCACGCGGAGTTTGCCTATTCCCACGGGTTCCGCGGCTGCGGATTGCTTAACGCGGCAGCGGAGTTGGAGGTCGGCGATCCCGGCCGTGCGGCGGTCCGGCGTCACAAGGAAGAGGTGGAGGCCATTCTCGCGGAGCATCTGGCGAAGATGCTGCCCGACGACGCGCCACGCGCTGAGCGGGTGGCGGCCCATGTTGCCTATCTTCTGGAAGGCGCAATGGCGCGCGCCGGGCTGGAGGGGACCAGTGCAAGGCTTCTCACCGCGCGCACCATGGTTGACGACATGCTGAAGGCTCTCTGACATGCGGCAAACTCAAGGGTGGGGCGTTCTGGCCATTGTATTCGCCGCCGTGGTCTGGGGCACCACCGGGACGGCTGCGACCTTCGCGCCGGGCGTCAGTGCCGCCGCGATCGGCGCCGCTGCGATGGGCGTGGGCGGGATCCTGCAAGCGCTCATGGCAGGAGGCGGCATCATCCGCGCGCGGGCGGCCCTGTGGGAGCAGCGCGGTTTGCTGGTCATTGGTGCGCTTGCCGTGGCGATCTATCCTTTGGCCTTCTACGGCTCGATGCGTCTGGCGGGCGTGACAATCGGCACCGTCATCACCATCGGCTCGGCGCCTCTGCTTTCGGTGGTCATCGAATACGTCATGGATGGCGCAAGGCTCACCCTGCGCTGGTCGGCCGGTGCCTTGGTGGGGCTGATCGGCATGGGGCTGATCTGCGTGGCAGAAACGGCCTCCCACGGCGGCGTGATCGGGGGAGAGCAGGTGCCCTTAGGTGTCGCGCTCGGGCTGTTGGGGGGCTTTACCTACGCGCTCTATTCCTGGAGCGCGCGCCGCATGATGCTGGCCGGTACGCGGCCCACGGTGGCGATGGGGGCGACTTTCGGCCTCGGCGGGATGCTCCTGATGCCTGTCCTCTTCGTCACCGGCGGGCCGTTCCTTGCCTCTTGGGAGAACGCGGCGGTGGGCCTCTACATGGCGCTCGTGCCGATGTTTCTGGGGTATATCGCGTTTGGCTACGGCCTCGCGCGGGTGCAGGCGAGCATGGCGACCGTCATCACCTTGCTGGAGCCGGTCGTCGCGGCGGTGCTGGCCGTGCTGATCGTCGGAGAGCGGTTGCCACCGCTCGGTTGGATCGGCGTGGCGCTGGTGGTGGGTTGCCTCGTGATCATCACCGCGCCGGGATCGCTCCGGGGCTGGTTTAGGCTCCGGGCGGGGCGGGGGCTCACGTGAGCCATTGCCCCTCTTTCCTCCGCCAGATCCGCGCCCTATCGTGCGGCCATGAACACGATTGATCTCATCACCCGCTATTACGCGGCCTTCAATGCGGCCGACACCGACGCCATGATCGCCTGCCTTGCCCCGGATGTGGCGCACCACGTCAATGAGGGCGAAGTGCGTGTCGGTACCGAGGCGTTTGCCGCCTTTTGCACCCACATGAGCCGCTGCTACCGCGAGCAGTTGACCGACATCGTGGTGATGGCGACCCCGGATGGCTCCCGCGCGGCGGCGGAGTTCACCGTCAACGGCACGTATCTGGAGACGGACGAGGGGCTGCCCGAAGCCAACGGCCAGACGTATCGGTTGCCTGCGGGCGGGTTCTTCAGCGTGAAGGACGGCCAGATCACCCGCATCGTCACCTACTACAATCTCGCCGACTGGATGGCGCAAGTGCGCGCATGAGCCTGCGGGTCGAGGCCCTGACAGATGCCGCGCTTGCGGCGGCGCTGCCCGACCTTGCGCAATTGCGCATCGCGGTGTTCGAGGCGTTTCCCTATCTTTATCAGGGGGATGCGGCCTACGAGTCCCAGTACCTCCGATCCTACGGCGATACTCCCGGCGCCATTCTGGTTGCCGCGAAAGACGGCGCGCGGATCGTCGGGGCCGCGACAGGCATGCCGCTTGCAGCCCACGGCGATGCCTCGCAGATCGACGGGCCGATGCCGCGTCCGGAGGATGTCTTCTACTGCGCCGAAAGCGTGTTGCTGCCGCAGTACCGGGGCCAGGGCCTGGGACATCGGTTCTTCGACCTGAGGGAAGCCCACGCCCGGACGGCAGGCTTCCGGAGGTCAGCCTTCTGCGCCGTGATCCGACCCGAAGATCACCCGGCGCGGCCCGCCGATTACCGCCCCCTCGACCCGTTCTGGCGCGCCCGTGGATACGAGCCTCTGCCCGGCGTTACCGCGCAGTTTCACTGGGTGGACGTTGGCGCTACACAAGAGACGCCGAAGACCCTGCAATTCTGGATGAAGCCGCTATGAAAATCGCCACCGCCGCGTACCCCCTCGACCCTTTGACTGATTTCACCGCCTATGCCGAGAAGCAGATCAACTGGGTGCGGGAGGCCGCGCGGGAGGGGGCCGATCTGCTGGTGTTCCCGGAGTATGGTCGCATGGAACTGGCTGCGCTGTCAGGCATGGAGGCGGCCGGCGATCTGGAGGGCAGCCTCCACGCCGCCCATGCCTATACGGAAGAGGTCGACGCCCTGATGGCGAGCCTTGCGGAAGGCTACGGCCTCCACATCCTCGCGGCCTCCGGACCGGTCTTTGAAGAAGGGGCAGAGCGCCCCGTCAACCGCGCGGCGCTATTTGGCCCCGACGGATTTCTCGGTGAGCAGGACAAGCAGGTGATGACCCGTTTCGAGCGCGAGAAATGGGACGTCGTGCCGGGGGAACCGCTGGAAGCCATCGATACCGCGCTCGGCAAGATCGGCATCCTGATTTGTTACGACGCGGAATTTCCGCTGTTGGGGCGCGAGTTGATCGAGCAGGGGGCTGAAATCCTCCTCTGTCCGTCCTGCACCGATAGCCTCGCGGGCTATTCCCGCGTGCGGATCGGTGCCATGGCCCGCGCGTTGGAGGGGCAATGCGTCACCGTCCAATCGCCCACCGTGGGCTCTGCGCAATGGTCTCCGGCGACCGATGAAAACGTCGGTATCGCAAGCGTTTACGGCCCGCCTGATCTGGGCTTCCCGGCCACCGGGATCATCGCTGAAGGCAAGCTCGACACCCCCGGCTGGACCTATGCCGAGATCGACCCCGCTGCCATCGCACGGGTCCGCGCAGAGGGTGCCGTGTTCAATCACGCCCATTGGCTCGAGAGCCACGATCGCGCCGCCATAAGCCGGAAAGCGCGCGAATTGCCTTGAAACCTTTGGGCAATAGGCGCATTTACCCAAAATCAGCCCCATCCACGGGGCCTATATTATGGAGTGACCATGGCTAAGGAAGAGATGCTCGAATTTCCTGGTGTCGTTAAGGAACTCCTGCCCAACGCGACATTTCGGGTCGAGCTCGAGAATGGCCATGAGATCATCGCGCATACGGCAGGAAAGATGCGGAAGAACCGCATCCGGGTTCTGGCAGGCGACAAGGTTCAGGTAGAAATGACCCCCTATGATCTGACCAAGGGCCGGATCAACTATCGCTTCAAGTAACCGCCCGTGACGGAACGCACCATCACGACGCCCGAGATGTCCGAGGCGGTCGAGGCCTATGCCGCGACCCTTGGCGACGGTGTGGCGGAATATGTCGAGGTCGCGCCCACCGACGGCGCGATCGAGGACCAACCCTTCTACAACGTGATCCTCGCGGGCGAGACGCCTGTCTTCGGCTGGCTCGTGTGGGAGCTGACCGGCTACTGGCTGGAAGCACAGCGCCACGCGGTGATCGAGCGTGACGGCAAGCTGATCGATATCACGCCGCCACTGGACGGGGAGGAGCGTATCCTCTTCGTGCGCGACAGCGGCTGGTCGTTCGACTACCTCGATCCCAAGCCCCTGCGTAAAGCCAAGCGGCATCTTCTGACCGATGATGCCGACGTGGTGAAATGGGCCAAGCTCGCCGACGACGTGGACGCCTTCAAATGGCGCCACACGAAGTTCAGGGGCGAGAAGTCCGAACTGGTGATCCCCGAGGGCAAGGACATGC
Proteins encoded in this region:
- the hisD gene encoding histidinol dehydrogenase → MPQFLNTNDADFDRRFAALLEMKREDAPDVDTVVAEIIADVRKRGDAAVLELTEKFDRLTLTPETMAFSVEETDAEIAKVPAAERAALELAADRIRAYHVRQRPEDARWTDPDGAVLGWRWGPVSAAGLYVPGGLASYPSSVLMNAIPAAVAGVERLVICAPTPDGVVNPLVLLAARLSGVDTVYRIGGAQAIAAMAYGTDTIAPVDKITGPGNAFVAAAKRRVFGKVGIDMIAGPSEILVIADADNDPEWIATDLLSQAEHDESAQSILITTDAAFGQAVAEAVERQLQTLPRAEIAGPSWRDFGAIIICDDLSRAAALSDRIAPEHLELCVSDPEALFAQITHAGAVFLGQWTPEAIGDYIGGPNHVLPTARSARFSSGLNVLDFMKRTTLARMTPDALKAIGPAAEVLAASEGLGAHGASVAARLARLNSDEG
- a CDS encoding UPF0262 family protein, whose protein sequence is MTMRICHIEIDTDGLPAPTPEIEQERKVAIFDLLEENTFALPHAEAPDGPYRVTLAIREKRLVFDIDTEDSSDAAEFHLSLAPFRQTVKDYWQICEAYFDAVKKLPPSQIEAIDMARRGIHNEGARLLQERLEGKAGIDIDTARRLFTLICVLHFGA
- a CDS encoding low molecular weight phosphatase family protein — encoded protein: MAKDFPQSVLFCCDHNSTRSPMAEGLMKRFYGHRAYVQSAGVKHELEIDGFAVTVCAELGVELERHRVRSFDEMEQWGDDLTGFDLIVALSPASQRRALEMTRTFHIDVEYWPIIDPTGLGETREAKLTSYRQARDQIVERMTARFGEPTEE
- a CDS encoding TetR/AcrR family transcriptional regulator → MTQSDQTARQPARDRLLQAAQELFYNHGINGTGIDTITATAGVAKKSLYNNFASKSDLVHHYLQARHEEWLALYSARVASAATPHARVLAVFDAYRDHAEFAYSHGFRGCGLLNAAAELEVGDPGRAAVRRHKEEVEAILAEHLAKMLPDDAPRAERVAAHVAYLLEGAMARAGLEGTSARLLTARTMVDDMLKAL
- a CDS encoding DMT family transporter, with protein sequence MRQTQGWGVLAIVFAAVVWGTTGTAATFAPGVSAAAIGAAAMGVGGILQALMAGGGIIRARAALWEQRGLLVIGALAVAIYPLAFYGSMRLAGVTIGTVITIGSAPLLSVVIEYVMDGARLTLRWSAGALVGLIGMGLICVAETASHGGVIGGEQVPLGVALGLLGGFTYALYSWSARRMMLAGTRPTVAMGATFGLGGMLLMPVLFVTGGPFLASWENAAVGLYMALVPMFLGYIAFGYGLARVQASMATVITLLEPVVAAVLAVLIVGERLPPLGWIGVALVVGCLVIITAPGSLRGWFRLRAGRGLT
- a CDS encoding ketosteroid isomerase-related protein: MNTIDLITRYYAAFNAADTDAMIACLAPDVAHHVNEGEVRVGTEAFAAFCTHMSRCYREQLTDIVVMATPDGSRAAAEFTVNGTYLETDEGLPEANGQTYRLPAGGFFSVKDGQITRIVTYYNLADWMAQVRA
- a CDS encoding GNAT family N-acetyltransferase → MSLRVEALTDAALAAALPDLAQLRIAVFEAFPYLYQGDAAYESQYLRSYGDTPGAILVAAKDGARIVGAATGMPLAAHGDASQIDGPMPRPEDVFYCAESVLLPQYRGQGLGHRFFDLREAHARTAGFRRSAFCAVIRPEDHPARPADYRPLDPFWRARGYEPLPGVTAQFHWVDVGATQETPKTLQFWMKPL
- a CDS encoding carbon-nitrogen hydrolase family protein, which encodes MKIATAAYPLDPLTDFTAYAEKQINWVREAAREGADLLVFPEYGRMELAALSGMEAAGDLEGSLHAAHAYTEEVDALMASLAEGYGLHILAASGPVFEEGAERPVNRAALFGPDGFLGEQDKQVMTRFEREKWDVVPGEPLEAIDTALGKIGILICYDAEFPLLGRELIEQGAEILLCPSCTDSLAGYSRVRIGAMARALEGQCVTVQSPTVGSAQWSPATDENVGIASVYGPPDLGFPATGIIAEGKLDTPGWTYAEIDPAAIARVRAEGAVFNHAHWLESHDRAAISRKARELP
- the infA gene encoding translation initiation factor IF-1, translating into MAKEEMLEFPGVVKELLPNATFRVELENGHEIIAHTAGKMRKNRIRVLAGDKVQVEMTPYDLTKGRINYRFK